One window from the genome of Prochlorococcus marinus CUG1438 encodes:
- a CDS encoding Spx/MgsR family RNA polymerase-binding regulatory protein — translation MNKIIFYSYLKCSTCRKAAKWLDSKSFEYRLMDIVKEPPLYKYINLALEQYSSDKKRIFNTRGKAFKSIDVDIHSLSTEEITQILLSDGKLIKRPFLVYEEKKVILGFNEIEYAKEFM, via the coding sequence TTGAATAAAATTATTTTTTATAGTTATTTAAAATGCTCTACTTGTCGAAAAGCGGCAAAGTGGCTTGATAGTAAATCTTTTGAATATCGATTAATGGATATTGTAAAAGAACCTCCATTATATAAGTACATAAATCTAGCTTTAGAACAATATTCTTCAGATAAAAAAAGGATATTTAATACAAGAGGCAAAGCTTTTAAATCGATTGATGTAGATATTCACTCTTTATCAACGGAAGAAATTACTCAAATACTTTTAAGCGATGGTAAATTAATAAAAAGGCCATTTTTGGTTTATGAAGAAAAAAAAGTAATATTGGGATTTAATGAAATTGAATATGCTAAGGAATTTATGTAA
- a CDS encoding histidine phosphatase family protein translates to MTIRLVLVRHGLSSFNAKGLIQGRTDDSLLTDEGYEQAIKAGKALSKINFDKIYSSPLVRAAETAKTINKNFNTEQSIAFDKNLIEVDLSGWSGLKIDEIKQKFPGTYKIWKNDPENLTLERSDNKTYKPIQDLFDQATDFIKDILKIYLNKDDVNILVVGHNAILRCLILSLIGKPKQGFRKIRLENASISILNISRKDNSFETQIECLNQTSHLHTNIPSQIGDSRIFLIRHGETNWNKEGRFQGQIDIPLNENGRDQARKTFEYLRNIFFNKAFSSSMNRPYETAQIILQNNKDLKIQKIDDLIEISHGLWEGKLESEIREKWSDLLKNWHDKPEEVIMPEGESIKDVSERSISAFDKICSSQKNNDLTLLVAHDAVNKTLICNILGINYSNIWMIKQGNGGITVIDLFNDPTKPPVISALNITTHLGGIIDSTASGAL, encoded by the coding sequence ATGACTATAAGATTAGTTTTAGTTAGGCATGGTTTAAGCAGCTTTAATGCGAAAGGATTAATTCAAGGAAGAACTGATGATTCTTTATTAACAGATGAAGGATATGAACAAGCTATCAAAGCTGGAAAAGCATTATCAAAAATAAACTTTGATAAAATTTATTCTTCTCCTCTTGTAAGAGCAGCAGAGACTGCAAAAACTATTAATAAAAACTTCAACACAGAACAAAGTATTGCATTTGATAAGAACTTGATAGAGGTAGACCTTAGTGGATGGTCTGGGTTAAAAATCGATGAAATAAAACAGAAATTTCCAGGAACATACAAAATATGGAAAAATGATCCAGAAAATCTAACTTTAGAACGAAGTGATAATAAAACTTACAAACCAATTCAAGATTTATTTGATCAAGCGACTGATTTTATAAAAGACATTTTAAAAATTTATTTAAACAAAGATGATGTAAATATTTTAGTAGTTGGACATAATGCGATTCTTAGATGTTTAATACTTTCTTTAATTGGAAAGCCTAAGCAAGGTTTTAGGAAAATAAGATTAGAAAATGCTTCTATTTCAATTCTTAATATTTCAAGAAAAGATAACTCTTTTGAGACCCAAATTGAATGCTTAAATCAAACATCTCATCTGCATACAAATATTCCTAGTCAAATTGGAGATTCAAGAATATTTCTAATAAGGCATGGAGAGACAAATTGGAATAAAGAAGGGAGATTCCAAGGACAGATTGATATACCTTTAAACGAAAATGGTAGGGATCAAGCGAGAAAAACTTTTGAATATTTGAGAAATATTTTTTTTAATAAGGCATTTTCAAGTTCAATGAATAGACCTTACGAAACAGCACAAATTATTCTTCAAAATAACAAAGATTTAAAAATACAAAAAATAGATGATCTTATAGAAATAAGTCACGGATTATGGGAAGGCAAACTTGAATCTGAAATTAGAGAGAAGTGGTCTGATTTACTAAAAAATTGGCACGATAAACCTGAAGAAGTAATAATGCCGGAAGGTGAATCCATCAAAGATGTCTCAGAAAGGTCCATATCAGCTTTTGACAAAATTTGTTCATCTCAAAAAAACAATGATCTAACCCTCCTAGTTGCTCATGATGCAGTCAATAAAACTCTGATTTGTAATATCCTTGGGATTAATTATTCAAATATTTGGATGATAAAACAAGGTAATGGTGGAATAACTGTAATAGACCTCTTCAATGATCCCACCAAACCACCTGTGATTAGTGCACTTAACATCACAACTCATCTTGGAGGAATTATTGATTCCACGGCATCTGGTGCACTCTAA
- a CDS encoding CPBP family intramembrane metalloprotease, with translation MTFKNISKTKLSLALISIVITFFVWQQGLRDSLSRPSVSFDISQKEQEIVELAEQSIPRNIKKFFIINDPVDEINNALSQVSFNELTERNKLIRVISSDIDGTLIEKNTSQYFINTKYNLIFDELKKKSNNNSYKSNFNKFDLYKDDKFLYHLLSEEFDFDDSSLITKSFSSKMFLRILAIRLIPLLTIFLGSILSLKILWKAISIRKFEWKEIEPLNLDLLDMVLLIAGGFVVLGEVVSPLFSISLVELFSKNFSNELSQSLKIFFGYLFMAIPPLLIVFYQIKSLKGEFTLKKDYFQFKFSTIQDAVFNGIKGWLTIVPFVLFISLIMNSLIDNQNGSNPLLEIVLNTKSYFSFIILFVTTTVLAPLFEEIIFRGVLLPTLSRDFGIIWSIIVSSFVFALAHLSVGELPPLFVLGIGLGITRMASGSLLSSVIMHSLWNGLTFLNLFLLRT, from the coding sequence ATGACTTTTAAAAATATTTCTAAGACAAAACTTTCTCTAGCTTTAATTTCCATAGTTATAACATTTTTCGTATGGCAACAAGGCTTAAGAGATAGTTTGAGTAGACCGTCTGTATCATTTGATATAAGTCAAAAAGAACAGGAAATTGTTGAATTAGCAGAGCAATCAATACCAAGAAATATTAAAAAATTTTTTATCATAAATGATCCAGTTGATGAAATAAATAATGCCCTTTCTCAGGTCTCATTTAATGAACTAACAGAGAGAAATAAATTAATTCGGGTAATCTCTTCAGATATAGATGGAACTTTAATTGAAAAAAATACATCCCAATATTTTATAAATACAAAATATAATTTAATATTTGATGAACTTAAAAAAAAATCGAATAATAATTCCTATAAATCTAATTTTAATAAATTTGATCTATACAAAGACGATAAATTTTTATATCACCTTTTAAGCGAGGAATTTGATTTTGATGATAGTTCATTAATAACTAAATCATTTTCAAGCAAAATGTTTTTGAGAATATTAGCCATCAGATTAATTCCACTATTAACAATTTTTCTCGGTTCGATCTTATCTTTAAAAATTTTATGGAAAGCTATATCTATAAGGAAGTTTGAGTGGAAAGAAATTGAACCTTTAAACTTAGACTTGCTAGATATGGTCTTATTAATTGCTGGTGGATTTGTTGTCTTAGGAGAAGTTGTTTCACCTTTATTTTCAATTAGTTTAGTTGAACTGTTTTCTAAAAATTTTTCAAATGAGTTGTCTCAGTCTCTAAAAATATTTTTTGGATATCTTTTTATGGCTATCCCACCATTGTTGATAGTTTTTTATCAAATTAAATCCTTAAAAGGTGAATTTACCCTGAAAAAAGATTATTTTCAGTTTAAGTTCTCGACAATCCAAGATGCGGTTTTTAACGGGATTAAGGGCTGGTTAACTATTGTTCCCTTTGTTTTATTTATTTCACTAATTATGAACAGTCTAATTGACAATCAGAATGGTAGTAACCCCTTGCTTGAAATTGTTCTCAATACTAAGAGTTACTTTTCTTTTATTATTTTATTTGTAACAACTACTGTTTTAGCTCCTTTATTTGAAGAGATTATATTTCGAGGTGTTTTATTGCCAACTCTCTCCAGAGATTTTGGAATAATTTGGAGCATTATTGTTTCATCTTTTGTTTTCGCTTTGGCACATTTAAGTGTAGGCGAATTACCTCCTTTATTCGTTCTGGGAATAGGGCTAGGAATTACAAGAATGGCTTCAGGAAGTTTGCTTTCTTCGGTAATTATGCATTCTTTATGGAATGGATTGACTTTCTTAAATTTGTTCTTGTTAAGAACATAA
- a CDS encoding inorganic diphosphatase, whose translation MDLSSIPPSPMNGIVNIVVEIPAGSRNKYEYCSEAGIMALDRVLHSSVRYPFDYGFIPNTLADDGAPLDAMVIMDEPTFAGCLIKARPIGVLDMHDCGAYDGKLLCVPMANPRQANIVSINQIAPNQLEDVAEFFRTSKGLDGRTVQIDGWRDFDVVENLLKNCTSKKKKNFKVLRKSTISKS comes from the coding sequence ATGGATCTTAGTTCGATACCTCCATCTCCAATGAATGGGATAGTAAATATAGTTGTAGAGATTCCTGCTGGCAGCAGGAATAAATATGAATATTGTTCTGAAGCAGGGATAATGGCATTAGATAGAGTATTACATTCTTCAGTGAGATATCCCTTTGATTACGGTTTTATTCCCAATACACTTGCTGATGATGGCGCTCCTCTTGATGCAATGGTGATAATGGATGAGCCAACTTTTGCTGGCTGTTTAATAAAAGCTAGACCTATTGGGGTTTTGGATATGCATGATTGTGGAGCATATGACGGGAAGCTTTTATGTGTGCCTATGGCTAATCCAAGGCAGGCCAATATAGTAAGTATTAATCAAATCGCTCCAAATCAGCTTGAGGATGTTGCTGAATTTTTTAGAACTAGTAAGGGACTAGATGGAAGAACAGTTCAAATTGATGGTTGGAGAGATTTTGATGTAGTTGAAAACTTACTGAAAAATTGTACATCCAAAAAAAAGAAAAACTTTAAAGTGCTTAGAAAATCAACCATCAGTAAAAGTTAA
- the cobO gene encoding cob(I)yrinic acid a,c-diamide adenosyltransferase — MQEKPSSSKKIYNLDNQANKLGMGGKLSPDSDESSYKKRMQQRKDIQTERLQIRKTKKGLLIVFTGNGKGKTTASLGMALRTIGHGYKVAIIQFIKGGWTTGEEKALKNLSSNISWHSLGEGFTWETQDRVRDEKLVQEAWQLAKKYIKNESYKLIILDEINIATKLGYLAPEEIITFLKSLNNRKNHIVLTGRGASDSIVNYADLVTEMKLISHPFKEQGIKAQKCVEF, encoded by the coding sequence ATGCAAGAAAAACCTTCATCTTCTAAGAAAATATATAACCTCGATAATCAAGCAAATAAACTTGGAATGGGAGGAAAACTTTCACCAGATAGTGATGAAAGCTCATATAAAAAAAGAATGCAGCAAAGAAAAGATATTCAAACCGAAAGACTACAAATTAGAAAAACAAAAAAAGGATTATTGATTGTTTTTACAGGAAATGGCAAGGGCAAGACAACTGCATCTTTAGGTATGGCTTTAAGGACGATAGGGCATGGATATAAAGTAGCAATAATTCAATTTATTAAAGGAGGCTGGACCACTGGAGAAGAAAAAGCACTTAAAAATTTGTCTTCAAACATATCTTGGCATTCATTAGGGGAAGGATTTACTTGGGAAACACAAGACAGAGTAAGAGATGAAAAATTAGTTCAAGAAGCATGGCAACTAGCCAAAAAATATATTAAAAATGAATCTTATAAACTCATCATTCTTGATGAAATTAATATTGCGACAAAACTAGGTTATCTTGCACCAGAAGAAATTATCACTTTTTTAAAAAGCTTAAATAATAGAAAAAATCATATTGTTTTAACTGGAAGGGGAGCATCTGATTCAATTGTCAATTACGCTGATCTAGTTACAGAGATGAAACTAATAAGTCATCCTTTTAAAGAACAAGGAATAAAAGCACAAAAATGTGTTGAATTTTAG
- the frr gene encoding ribosome recycling factor: MKEKEIQENMNKSIEATQRNFNTIRTGRANASLLDRVSVEYYGAETPIKSLATISTVDSQTISIQPFDISCLQAIEKSISMSDLGITPNNDGKVIRINVPPLTEERRKEFCKLASKYAEEGKVALRNIRRDAVDKEKKDEKDGLISIDESRDNQSKIQKITDKYIALIETKLSEKEKEILKV, encoded by the coding sequence ATGAAAGAAAAAGAAATTCAAGAAAATATGAATAAAAGTATTGAAGCCACACAAAGAAACTTTAATACAATTAGGACAGGCAGAGCTAATGCTTCCTTGTTAGACAGAGTAAGTGTTGAATACTACGGAGCGGAGACACCAATCAAATCGCTTGCCACAATAAGCACTGTTGATTCGCAAACAATTTCAATACAACCTTTTGATATTTCATGTTTACAAGCGATAGAGAAATCTATTTCTATGAGTGATTTAGGTATTACTCCAAATAATGATGGGAAAGTAATAAGAATAAATGTTCCTCCTCTAACAGAAGAAAGAAGAAAAGAATTTTGTAAATTAGCCTCTAAATATGCGGAGGAAGGGAAAGTAGCTTTAAGAAATATCAGAAGAGATGCTGTTGATAAAGAAAAAAAAGATGAAAAAGATGGTCTTATTTCTATTGACGAATCGAGAGATAATCAATCTAAAATTCAGAAAATTACTGATAAATATATTGCCTTAATAGAAACTAAATTGTCTGAAAAAGAAAAAGAAATTCTAAAAGTTTGA
- a CDS encoding penicillin-binding protein 2, giving the protein MNKYKKIVHIVPLDQRRFKVLYIFCLLIIFSLFGRLVKLQVFNAPDLQRIARLTQSSKTTPLKKRRSIVDRNNRIIAYDKPLYKLWAHPKYFNFPGDSVRGIRSTEEVVKKLSPILNLKEEKILEKFNNKKHGIMLLDKISEEKAKKIKNLKISGLDLFKYSQRYYPQRELYSNLVGFVNDENKGSAGLELHLDNQIKVFNKSNLINRGGDGTPLPDNSSPGDFISDYKSLSLTIDSKLQKASFDALTRQVKEWKAKKGFAMVMDVNNGKILSLVAVPSYDPNKFWLYDSETFKGWYTQDLYEPGSTFKPINLALALEEEVIQKDGLVEDIGKINVGGWTLSNWDKKGNGYIDYPKVLQVSSNVAMVKIMQNLDPKIYWDWLKNLGINKNLETDLYESTPGQLKRKDLFINQPIEPAVASYGKGFSISPLKLVQLHAALANGGFEVTPHVTSTFKERVNKNSKKQFFSYDVSKTILEWMESVVDKGSGSGVKIEGYRIAGKTGTSQKALNGSYTSKKVCSFVATLPVNDPKYVVLVVVDEPSKSYAYGSTVAVPVAKEIIESLIVIEKIPPKIKDHEMIVKKL; this is encoded by the coding sequence ATGAATAAATATAAAAAAATTGTTCATATAGTGCCCCTTGATCAAAGGAGATTTAAAGTCCTCTATATTTTTTGCTTGCTAATAATTTTTTCTTTGTTTGGTAGGTTAGTTAAATTGCAAGTTTTTAATGCACCAGATTTGCAAAGGATCGCTAGATTAACACAATCTTCTAAAACTACTCCCTTAAAAAAAAGAAGATCAATTGTTGATAGAAATAATAGAATAATTGCCTATGATAAACCACTCTACAAATTATGGGCTCATCCAAAATACTTTAATTTTCCTGGTGACTCAGTTAGAGGAATCCGTAGCACTGAAGAAGTTGTTAAAAAATTGTCTCCTATTCTGAATTTGAAAGAAGAAAAAATATTGGAAAAATTTAATAACAAAAAACACGGCATCATGCTTTTGGATAAAATTTCTGAAGAAAAAGCAAAAAAGATTAAAAATCTTAAAATAAGCGGACTTGATTTGTTTAAATATTCCCAAAGATATTATCCACAAAGAGAGCTTTATTCTAATCTTGTTGGGTTTGTTAATGATGAGAATAAAGGTTCTGCAGGTTTAGAGCTTCATTTAGATAATCAAATTAAAGTTTTTAATAAAAGCAATTTAATAAATAGAGGAGGAGATGGAACTCCTCTTCCTGATAATTCATCCCCAGGAGATTTTATTTCTGACTATAAGAGTTTAAGCCTAACTATAGACTCAAAATTACAGAAAGCTTCTTTTGATGCTTTAACAAGGCAAGTAAAAGAATGGAAAGCAAAGAAGGGATTCGCAATGGTTATGGATGTTAATAATGGTAAAATTCTCTCTTTAGTTGCAGTTCCCTCTTACGACCCTAATAAATTTTGGCTGTATGATTCTGAAACCTTCAAAGGATGGTATACACAAGATCTTTATGAACCTGGGTCAACTTTTAAACCTATTAATCTTGCGTTGGCTTTAGAAGAAGAAGTAATTCAAAAAGATGGTTTAGTTGAAGATATTGGAAAGATTAATGTTGGAGGATGGACACTTTCTAATTGGGATAAAAAAGGTAATGGATATATTGATTACCCAAAAGTTTTGCAGGTCTCTAGCAATGTTGCGATGGTAAAAATAATGCAAAATTTAGACCCTAAAATTTATTGGGATTGGCTAAAAAATTTAGGTATAAATAAAAATTTAGAGACTGACTTATATGAATCAACACCGGGTCAATTAAAGAGAAAAGATTTATTTATAAATCAACCCATTGAGCCTGCTGTGGCATCTTATGGTAAGGGGTTTTCAATTTCACCACTTAAGTTGGTTCAACTTCATGCGGCCTTGGCAAATGGCGGATTTGAAGTAACACCCCATGTAACTTCAACTTTTAAAGAAAGAGTTAATAAAAATTCAAAAAAACAATTTTTTTCATACGATGTCTCTAAAACTATTCTTGAATGGATGGAGAGTGTAGTTGATAAAGGTAGTGGTTCTGGAGTTAAAATTGAGGGTTATAGAATTGCTGGAAAAACTGGGACCTCTCAAAAAGCTTTAAATGGTTCATATACAAGTAAAAAAGTTTGTAGTTTTGTGGCGACCTTACCAGTTAATGATCCGAAATATGTTGTCCTTGTGGTCGTTGATGAGCCATCTAAATCATATGCATATGGTTCAACTGTTGCAGTGCCAGTTGCGAAAGAAATTATCGAGAGCTTAATAGTGATTGAAAAAATACCTCCCAAGATTAAAGATCATGAAATGATTGTTAAAAAACTCTAA
- a CDS encoding resolvase: protein MENIDSNISSEEELVGIDEVQKFLNRSRASVYRYTNTDLRNLNPNFNPRKLNPEFRTDQKDPLKFHPNEVARFAKDILRIKEVTVEVFNTPSSAAQNIMVQILDELKLIRSLLEKE from the coding sequence ATGGAAAATATAGATTCCAATATTTCTAGCGAAGAGGAATTAGTAGGTATTGATGAAGTTCAAAAATTCCTAAACCGATCAAGGGCTTCAGTTTATAGGTACACAAATACAGATTTAAGAAATCTTAATCCAAATTTTAATCCAAGAAAATTAAATCCCGAGTTTAGGACTGATCAAAAAGATCCCCTAAAATTCCATCCTAATGAAGTAGCAAGATTTGCTAAAGATATCTTAAGAATCAAGGAGGTTACTGTAGAGGTATTTAATACACCTTCTTCAGCTGCTCAAAACATAATGGTACAAATATTAGATGAATTAAAATTAATTAGATCTTTGCTAGAAAAAGAATAA
- the lepB gene encoding signal peptidase I: MPASLKSFLKEWGLLILLTFFVSSCRSFFAEPRYIPSGSMLPELQINDRLIIEKFSLKNSLPKRGDIVVFKSPYSFDEKLISLRSKPLPKKRYCFFMSFPPMSSIPGLRDRACDAYIKRVVALPGEIVSVNSKGEVMINNKLISEPYVSFKCSLTFLNECGEFENIKVPKDHFLVLGDNRANSWDGRYWPGNKFLHKKEIIGRAYLRFWPLSNIGFFN, translated from the coding sequence ATGCCTGCTTCTCTTAAAAGTTTTTTAAAAGAATGGGGTTTATTAATCCTATTAACTTTTTTTGTTTCCTCTTGTAGATCCTTTTTTGCAGAACCTCGTTACATTCCCTCAGGTTCAATGCTCCCAGAATTACAAATAAACGATAGGTTAATCATTGAAAAATTCTCACTTAAGAACTCTCTACCAAAAAGAGGTGATATCGTCGTTTTTAAATCTCCATACTCATTTGATGAAAAACTAATTTCGTTGAGATCTAAGCCATTACCGAAAAAAAGATATTGTTTTTTTATGAGTTTCCCTCCGATGTCTTCTATTCCTGGTTTAAGGGATCGAGCTTGCGATGCTTATATCAAGAGAGTAGTGGCACTTCCTGGGGAAATTGTTAGTGTAAATTCTAAAGGTGAAGTAATGATAAACAATAAATTAATTTCTGAACCTTATGTATCTTTTAAATGCTCCTTGACCTTCTTAAATGAATGTGGTGAATTTGAAAATATAAAAGTTCCCAAAGATCATTTTTTAGTTTTAGGAGATAATAGAGCAAATAGCTGGGACGGAAGATATTGGCCTGGTAATAAATTCCTTCACAAAAAGGAGATCATCGGAAGAGCTTATTTAAGATTTTGGCCTCTTAGTAATATTGGATTTTTCAATTAG
- a CDS encoding NAD(P)/FAD-dependent oxidoreductase yields the protein MIGFDVVIIGGGLSGSSTALNLSKKGYSVLIIEKEKSQEYKPCAGGMASSMQSFLPLDIKDSIESKIKNVEFRWKATDNVTADLTGESPFWIIKREKLDQLLLDESLSNGAQLMRPLLIEKIIKKNDKWEITCDNKIKYISEFLVIADGSNSKWAGYFNLGPRKPKFANTISLRLKGLGEIPRDTVRFEFGFIKYGFAWAFPLRESLNIGLGTFINNGPLENQAINKQVIRSFGFEYFPDKTISKKLRIWNGFHSINGDKVLAVGDAASLCDPFLAEGIRPSLISSFYASEYIDQCLSGKVDDLNIYTKKINNIWGKSMAWGRRIAQVFYRFPRTGYQLGVKRKTAPKRIAQILSGEMSYEDIAKRVIRRLLTKSGD from the coding sequence TTGATAGGATTTGACGTTGTAATAATTGGTGGAGGTTTATCAGGATCTTCCACTGCTCTTAACCTATCAAAGAAAGGATATTCTGTTTTAATTATCGAAAAAGAAAAATCCCAAGAATATAAACCATGTGCTGGTGGGATGGCATCTTCAATGCAAAGTTTTCTTCCTTTAGATATAAAAGATTCCATAGAATCAAAAATTAAGAATGTTGAATTCAGATGGAAGGCTACAGATAATGTAACTGCTGATCTTACTGGTGAATCCCCATTTTGGATTATTAAAAGAGAGAAGCTTGATCAATTATTACTTGATGAGTCCTTGAGTAATGGAGCTCAATTAATGAGGCCATTATTGATAGAAAAAATCATAAAAAAAAATGATAAGTGGGAAATTACTTGCGATAACAAAATAAAATATATTTCTGAATTTCTTGTAATTGCAGATGGGTCCAATTCCAAATGGGCAGGTTATTTCAATTTAGGGCCAAGAAAACCTAAATTTGCGAACACAATCTCATTAAGATTGAAAGGATTAGGTGAAATACCTAGAGATACAGTTAGATTTGAGTTTGGATTTATAAAATATGGTTTTGCATGGGCATTCCCCCTAAGAGAAAGCTTAAATATTGGTTTAGGTACTTTTATAAATAATGGTCCCCTAGAGAATCAGGCTATAAACAAACAAGTAATCAGAAGCTTCGGTTTTGAATATTTTCCTGATAAAACAATTAGTAAGAAACTGAGAATATGGAATGGCTTCCACTCAATTAATGGTGACAAAGTTTTAGCGGTTGGAGATGCCGCATCTCTATGTGATCCATTTTTAGCTGAAGGAATTAGACCATCTTTAATTAGCAGTTTTTATGCTTCAGAATACATAGATCAGTGCTTATCAGGAAAAGTAGATGATTTAAATATTTATACGAAAAAAATTAACAACATTTGGGGGAAATCAATGGCTTGGGGTAGGAGAATAGCCCAAGTATTTTATAGATTTCCCAGAACTGGGTACCAACTAGGTGTCAAAAGAAAAACAGCGCCTAAACGTATTGCTCAAATATTATCAGGAGAAATGAGTTATGAAGATATTGCAAAAAGAGTTATCAGAAGACTTTTAACAAAAAGTGGAGATTAA
- a CDS encoding UMP kinase, whose amino-acid sequence MTYKRVLLKLSGEALMGEKPYGIDPAIVQSIAEDVSKVVENNVQLAIVVGGGNIFRGLKGSADGMDRATADYVGMLATVMNAISLQDGLERVGVATRVQTAIEMQEIAEPYIRRRAMRHLEKGRVVVFGGGCGNPFFTTDTTAALRAAEINAEVVMKATKVDGVYDRDPNKFKDAKKYSSLSYQQVLSDEIAVMDSTAIALCKDNNIPIMVFDIFKKGNISKAVTGEPIGSLIS is encoded by the coding sequence ATGACTTACAAAAGAGTTCTCTTAAAACTTAGTGGTGAAGCACTAATGGGTGAAAAACCTTATGGTATTGATCCAGCTATAGTTCAGTCAATTGCAGAGGATGTCTCAAAAGTAGTCGAAAATAATGTACAACTTGCAATAGTTGTTGGTGGTGGGAACATTTTTAGGGGGCTTAAAGGATCTGCAGACGGAATGGATCGCGCGACGGCTGATTATGTAGGGATGTTAGCAACAGTAATGAACGCGATATCACTTCAAGATGGTCTCGAGAGAGTAGGAGTTGCAACCAGAGTACAAACAGCAATCGAAATGCAGGAAATTGCTGAACCCTACATTAGAAGAAGAGCTATGAGGCACCTAGAAAAAGGCAGAGTTGTGGTTTTCGGAGGTGGATGCGGAAATCCATTTTTTACAACTGATACAACAGCAGCTTTGAGGGCAGCTGAGATAAACGCTGAAGTTGTTATGAAAGCTACTAAAGTTGATGGAGTCTACGATCGTGATCCTAATAAATTTAAAGATGCAAAAAAATATTCTTCTCTCAGTTATCAACAAGTTCTTAGTGATGAAATTGCAGTAATGGACAGCACTGCGATTGCACTTTGCAAAGATAATAATATCCCAATTATGGTTTTTGATATATTCAAAAAAGGGAACATTTCTAAAGCTGTTACTGGTGAGCCAATAGGCTCTTTAATTAGTTAA
- the tal gene encoding transaldolase: MKSILEQLSTMTVVVADTGDLDSIKKFQPRDATTNPSLILAAAKNPDYVKLIDKALESSENTLPQGFSKIELIKETVDQVSVFFGKEILKIITGRVSTEVDARLSFDTEATVEKARKLINLYKNFGIEKERILIKIAATWEGIKAAEILEKEGIKCNLTLLFNFCQAVTCANAKITLISPFVGRILDWHKAKTGKTSFVGAEDPGVISVTQIYKYFKEKGFKTEVMGASFRNLDEIKELAGCDLLTIAPKFLEELKKEKGELVRKLDVSTQINNSIDYEFEEKDFRLSMLEDQMASEKLSEGITGFSKAIEELEELLLKRYSEIKNHKLISAN, from the coding sequence ATGAAATCAATTTTAGAACAATTGTCCACAATGACCGTTGTTGTTGCCGATACTGGAGATTTAGATTCGATAAAAAAATTCCAACCAAGGGACGCCACCACCAATCCATCGCTAATACTTGCTGCGGCTAAGAACCCTGATTATGTGAAATTAATTGATAAAGCTTTAGAAAGTTCAGAAAATACATTGCCCCAAGGATTCTCTAAAATTGAATTAATTAAAGAAACTGTGGACCAAGTTTCAGTTTTTTTTGGAAAAGAAATATTGAAAATTATTACAGGGCGTGTATCTACAGAAGTTGATGCAAGATTGAGCTTCGACACTGAAGCTACGGTAGAAAAAGCGAGAAAATTGATAAATCTCTATAAAAACTTTGGAATTGAAAAGGAAAGAATTTTGATTAAGATAGCTGCAACATGGGAGGGAATTAAGGCGGCTGAAATTTTGGAAAAAGAGGGTATTAAGTGCAACTTAACTTTACTTTTTAACTTCTGCCAAGCGGTAACTTGTGCCAATGCAAAGATAACTCTAATTTCTCCGTTCGTTGGCCGTATATTGGATTGGCATAAAGCAAAAACCGGTAAAACTAGTTTTGTTGGTGCTGAAGACCCTGGTGTTATTTCGGTTACACAAATATACAAGTACTTTAAAGAAAAGGGATTCAAAACAGAAGTAATGGGAGCGAGTTTTAGAAATCTTGATGAAATAAAAGAATTAGCAGGTTGCGATCTTCTAACAATCGCACCAAAATTTCTTGAGGAACTGAAAAAAGAAAAAGGGGAGTTAGTTAGAAAATTAGATGTAAGTACCCAAATAAATAATTCTATTGACTACGAATTTGAAGAAAAAGATTTCAGATTAAGTATGTTAGAAGATCAAATGGCAAGTGAAAAGCTTAGCGAGGGTATAACTGGATTCAGCAAGGCTATAGAAGAATTGGAAGAGCTGCTACTTAAGAGATATTCAGAAATTAAAAATCATAAATTGATTTCTGCTAACTAA